Proteins co-encoded in one Luteolibacter sp. Y139 genomic window:
- a CDS encoding response regulator transcription factor — MKPARTFKILIVDDHFVVRAGLRDILSHEPDFEVVGEAANGRDAVTTYSRLQPDVTLMDLRMPLCNGLEAIRLIREKHPDARILVLSSYEGDEDIHAALAAGAMGYILKHSSDDQITPAIRALLQGKRWIPLDVASQLAARERGEILSEREREIVRLLVKGEANKEIGDALGITELTVKSHMKNILAKLKVRDRTEAVTVALRRGIVHLPGE; from the coding sequence ATGAAACCCGCCCGCACCTTCAAGATCCTCATCGTGGATGACCACTTCGTCGTCCGCGCCGGACTCCGGGACATCCTCAGCCACGAACCCGACTTCGAGGTCGTTGGCGAAGCCGCCAATGGCCGCGATGCCGTGACCACCTACTCACGGCTCCAGCCCGATGTCACCCTCATGGACCTGCGCATGCCCCTCTGCAATGGCCTCGAAGCAATCCGCCTCATCCGCGAAAAACACCCTGACGCCCGCATCCTCGTGCTCAGCAGCTACGAAGGCGACGAGGACATCCACGCCGCGCTCGCCGCCGGAGCCATGGGCTACATCCTGAAGCACAGCTCCGACGACCAGATCACTCCCGCCATTCGCGCCCTGCTCCAGGGCAAGCGCTGGATCCCCCTCGACGTCGCCAGCCAGCTCGCCGCCCGCGAACGCGGCGAGATCCTCTCCGAGCGCGAGCGCGAGATCGTCCGCCTCCTCGTCAAAGGCGAAGCGAACAAGGAGATCGGCGACGCCCTCGGCATCACGGAACTCACCGTGAAGTCGCACATGAAAAACATACTCGCTAAGCTCAAGGTCCGCGACCGCACCGAAGCCGTCACCGTCGCCCTCCGCCGCGGCATCGTCCACCTCCCCGGCGAGTGA
- a CDS encoding golvesin C-terminal-like domain-containing protein yields MKPSYSWAVVCLAATVSSVSANLVAYQGFNGYTVGALPGQPIGSNTQGLDTAGIITSAGTGAAANVFDATGMTFSNLITSGGSARYADATGRPSYIGFAYTGPAVSGNLYTSYLVRLGTVPSNNGVASLRANTTATSGGAAAYFHAYADGPANVFTGSQYDANNANTASTQSLAINTDYVVIGRFTRVGTALSVGSPGVATTFVLTAAQFDYFKDGGFTDAELDGALIGSGPSNVTSRVSDAPVTTGTFTFNPGNGIQFGPGNSGANQTVAYDEFRFGTTLDDVLPVPAPPVVVPVNVTIAASGAISQEPTPGAEAIGSVTLTRDGDTTAALRVYLNSSGTATAGVDYPAVPASVLIPAGATSLVVPVPAYTDSLVEGPETVTLTLVADAGYNLPPTTSATVTLNDRAAGVPSTKSRFIQKLAAGLQQKVVFYGTSLTASGNWPTQLRLISDATWPGQATYYNRGSSGMASNWGITNLQTQVLALVPDTVFIEFSVNDAVARLDISLPEARANLNAMIDGILAVNPQCEVILQVTNPVIGRPQGDAGWRPNLVHYQQIYRDVAAERNLTLIDHSPAWQALLDQSEVDFYTNVPDGLHPSVGGEAVYMVPALLERTGAPAIVQPPIVVDETMAQFEGTWTFSTSTAGAHLNGYQTDGNIDKGLKTVSYFPEIPAAGTYPVYLRWSSLNNRANNVPVTINYAGGSTTVTVDQTINGGMWYKLGDFPLAAGTDNSVVIGTTGTTGFVIADAVGVGVPAVRLLASNGRAGEPVTSGGAARPSIVTVTRSGSVTQAQVVNLTIGGDAVNGGDYDAVPVSITIPAGAKTATLTIMPKFDTLHEGAETLTIEAVPPSGMYAGVTTKASLVVVDPDDSPFSGWQAAHFSVAQLDDVNISGENADPDGDGITNLMEYFAGYDPLVQQASFVSSGKMAVEGVDYFSITYPRAPGTGLLGVPEVSTNLQVWNAGDTFLAKSADADPDALQQVLVRSRTATSAASRQFLRLKVTR; encoded by the coding sequence ATGAAACCCAGCTACTCTTGGGCCGTCGTTTGCCTCGCCGCGACGGTCTCCTCCGTATCGGCCAATCTGGTCGCTTATCAAGGCTTCAACGGCTACACGGTCGGTGCTCTCCCCGGGCAGCCGATTGGCTCCAATACCCAAGGTCTCGACACGGCCGGGATCATCACGAGTGCCGGCACCGGTGCGGCAGCCAACGTCTTCGACGCCACCGGGATGACCTTCAGCAACCTGATCACCAGTGGTGGCAGCGCGCGCTATGCCGATGCGACTGGCAGGCCGTCCTACATCGGCTTCGCTTACACGGGGCCTGCGGTAAGCGGGAATCTGTATACCAGCTATCTGGTGCGCCTGGGGACCGTGCCCTCCAACAATGGTGTGGCTTCGCTGAGGGCCAATACGACGGCGACGAGTGGCGGGGCAGCTGCTTACTTTCACGCGTATGCCGACGGACCAGCGAATGTTTTCACCGGTAGCCAGTACGACGCGAACAATGCGAACACGGCTTCCACACAATCGCTGGCGATCAACACCGACTATGTGGTGATCGGCCGCTTCACGCGGGTGGGGACGGCGCTTTCCGTGGGGAGCCCCGGGGTGGCGACGACCTTCGTACTGACTGCGGCGCAGTTCGATTACTTCAAGGATGGCGGCTTCACGGATGCGGAGCTGGATGGCGCGCTGATCGGCAGCGGTCCCTCGAATGTGACCTCGCGGGTGTCCGATGCTCCGGTGACCACCGGGACGTTCACGTTCAATCCGGGCAATGGCATCCAGTTCGGACCAGGCAACAGCGGTGCGAACCAGACGGTGGCTTATGATGAGTTTCGCTTCGGCACGACGCTCGATGACGTGTTGCCGGTGCCGGCACCGCCGGTCGTCGTTCCGGTGAACGTCACGATCGCTGCGAGCGGCGCGATTTCCCAGGAGCCAACTCCGGGTGCCGAAGCCATCGGCAGCGTTACCCTCACGAGAGATGGCGATACAACGGCGGCACTGCGGGTTTATCTGAACTCGAGTGGCACGGCGACCGCAGGTGTCGACTATCCGGCGGTGCCGGCGTCGGTGTTGATACCGGCGGGTGCTACGTCGTTGGTGGTTCCGGTGCCTGCCTATACGGACTCATTGGTCGAGGGGCCGGAGACGGTGACGCTCACGCTGGTTGCAGATGCCGGCTACAACCTGCCACCCACGACCTCCGCGACGGTGACTTTGAATGATCGTGCGGCAGGGGTTCCATCCACGAAGAGCCGCTTCATCCAGAAGCTGGCTGCGGGCTTGCAGCAGAAGGTGGTCTTCTATGGGACGAGCCTTACCGCGAGCGGCAATTGGCCGACGCAGCTGAGATTGATCTCCGATGCGACGTGGCCGGGGCAGGCGACCTACTATAACCGTGGGAGCAGCGGCATGGCATCCAACTGGGGCATTACCAATCTTCAGACGCAGGTCCTGGCGCTGGTGCCAGACACGGTTTTCATCGAGTTCTCGGTGAACGATGCGGTGGCGCGGCTGGATATTTCACTGCCGGAGGCCCGGGCGAATCTCAACGCGATGATCGATGGGATCCTGGCGGTGAATCCGCAGTGTGAGGTCATCCTGCAAGTCACGAATCCGGTGATCGGTCGCCCGCAGGGCGATGCTGGATGGAGGCCGAATCTGGTGCACTACCAGCAGATCTATCGCGATGTCGCGGCGGAGCGGAACCTGACCTTGATCGATCATAGTCCTGCCTGGCAGGCGCTGCTCGATCAGTCGGAGGTGGACTTCTATACCAACGTTCCCGATGGGCTGCATCCTTCGGTGGGAGGAGAAGCCGTCTATATGGTTCCGGCGTTGCTGGAGAGGACGGGAGCGCCGGCGATCGTTCAGCCGCCGATCGTGGTCGATGAGACCATGGCGCAATTTGAAGGAACCTGGACTTTCAGCACTTCGACGGCGGGAGCGCATCTGAATGGCTACCAAACCGATGGCAATATCGACAAGGGGTTGAAGACGGTGAGCTACTTCCCGGAGATTCCGGCGGCGGGAACCTACCCGGTTTATCTGCGCTGGAGTTCGCTGAACAACCGGGCGAACAACGTGCCGGTCACGATCAACTACGCGGGTGGAAGTACGACGGTCACCGTGGATCAGACGATCAACGGCGGGATGTGGTACAAGCTCGGCGATTTCCCGCTGGCCGCGGGCACCGACAATAGCGTGGTGATCGGAACGACGGGCACCACTGGATTCGTGATCGCGGATGCGGTGGGCGTGGGTGTTCCCGCGGTGAGGCTGCTTGCCAGCAATGGACGCGCCGGGGAACCGGTGACGTCTGGCGGGGCGGCGCGGCCTTCGATCGTGACGGTGACGCGCAGTGGCTCCGTGACCCAAGCGCAGGTAGTGAACCTGACCATTGGCGGTGATGCGGTGAATGGCGGTGATTACGATGCGGTGCCTGTGAGCATCACGATTCCGGCTGGCGCGAAGACTGCGACGCTGACGATCATGCCGAAGTTCGACACTCTTCACGAGGGTGCCGAGACGCTGACGATCGAGGCGGTGCCGCCGTCGGGAATGTATGCGGGAGTGACGACGAAGGCATCGCTGGTCGTCGTTGATCCGGATGACTCGCCGTTCAGTGGCTGGCAAGCGGCGCACTTCAGTGTGGCACAGCTGGATGATGTGAACATTTCCGGCGAGAATGCGGATCCCGATGGCGATGGCATCACCAACCTGATGGAATATTTCGCAGGGTATGATCCGCTGGTGCAGCAGGCTAGCTTTGTGAGCTCAGGCAAGATGGCGGTGGAAGGTGTGGACTACTTTTCCATCACCTATCCTCGTGCACCGGGGACCGGCCTGCTGGGAGTGCCGGAGGTGAGCACCAATCTGCAGGTTTGGAATGCCGGCGACACGTTTCTGGCGAAGAGCGCGGATGCGGATCCTGATGCGCTGCAGCAGGTGCTGGTGAGGTCGCGCACGGCGACAAGTGCGGCGAGCAGACAGTTCCTGCGGTTGAAGGTTACCCGTTGA
- a CDS encoding methylated-DNA--[protein]-cysteine S-methyltransferase, which translates to MKAIKTSHYFKTMPSPVGELTLVASDKGLVAILWENDAPDRVRLGELVESREHPILLEAERQLGDYFEGRLKKFTVRLDFTTGTDFQRKVWQALLTIPFGETRSYAQIAEQIGHPTAVRAVGAANGRNPISIIAPCHRVIGSNGKLTGFAGGLEAKALLLGVEGVDSNGSGSIQGQFALS; encoded by the coding sequence ATGAAAGCGATCAAGACGAGCCACTACTTCAAGACGATGCCTTCACCGGTCGGCGAGCTTACGCTGGTCGCAAGTGACAAGGGCCTCGTTGCGATCCTGTGGGAGAACGATGCGCCGGATCGCGTGCGGCTGGGTGAACTGGTGGAGAGCAGGGAGCATCCGATTCTCTTGGAGGCGGAGCGGCAACTGGGCGATTACTTTGAGGGCCGGTTGAAGAAGTTCACGGTGAGGCTGGATTTCACGACCGGCACGGATTTCCAAAGGAAGGTGTGGCAGGCGCTGCTGACGATTCCCTTCGGCGAGACGCGGAGCTATGCGCAGATCGCGGAGCAGATCGGGCATCCCACGGCGGTGCGCGCGGTGGGTGCGGCCAATGGGCGGAATCCGATTTCAATCATCGCGCCGTGCCATCGTGTGATTGGCTCGAATGGGAAGCTGACCGGCTTCGCGGGAGGGCTGGAAGCGAAGGCGCTTTTGCTGGGTGTGGAAGGCGTGGATAGTAACGGGAGCGGATCCATACAGGGCCAATTCGCACTGTCTTAA
- a CDS encoding AlkA N-terminal domain-containing protein, whose product MIEEHIAYKAMTSRDPRFDGVFYVGVTSTGIYCRPVCTVKTPKPENCRFFESAEAAEKAAFRPCLRCRPELAPGNAPMDNAHRIAHLMVQRIHEGLADEGAGLEEIASEFGISSRQLRRIVQQELGVSPIELLQTRRLLLAKQLLTETKLPVIDVAFASGFSSLRRFNDAFSSRYRMPPTRLRKEAAATVATIDAEDTSILQLGYRPPYDWEGTLAFLRGRCIRDVEFVTEDSYARTVRIGKHTGWVRVKHAPQKHALLVEFTHSLTPVLPALLGRLRNLFDLAARPDLIAAHLGKDDLLSKSVEAHPGLRVPGAFDGFEMAIRAILGQQITVKAATTIACRFAEAFGEEIHTPISGLSKLSPLASKVAAASIDDVAKLGIVSARSASIIALAKAYHSGSLILEAGSNPEAAIAKLVELPGIGQWTAHYIAMRALRWPDAFPKEDIAVRNKLGGVSAKQAEAMSQPWRPWRSYAVLHIWRSL is encoded by the coding sequence ATGATCGAAGAACACATCGCTTACAAGGCCATGACCTCGCGGGACCCGCGATTCGATGGCGTTTTCTACGTGGGCGTCACCTCCACCGGCATCTACTGCCGCCCGGTCTGCACGGTAAAAACGCCAAAGCCCGAGAACTGCCGCTTTTTCGAAAGTGCCGAGGCCGCGGAAAAGGCCGCCTTCCGCCCCTGCCTGCGCTGCCGCCCCGAACTCGCACCGGGAAACGCCCCGATGGACAATGCCCATCGCATCGCCCACCTCATGGTGCAGCGTATCCACGAGGGACTCGCGGACGAAGGCGCAGGCCTCGAGGAAATCGCCAGCGAATTCGGCATCAGCTCGCGGCAGCTGCGACGCATCGTCCAGCAGGAGCTCGGTGTCTCACCGATCGAGCTCTTGCAAACGCGCCGCCTGCTTCTCGCGAAACAATTGCTGACCGAGACCAAGCTCCCCGTAATCGACGTCGCCTTCGCCAGTGGCTTCTCCAGCCTGCGCCGGTTCAATGATGCCTTCAGCTCCCGCTATCGCATGCCGCCCACCCGCTTGCGGAAAGAAGCAGCGGCAACTGTCGCCACTATCGATGCCGAAGACACCTCCATCCTGCAACTCGGCTACCGGCCGCCCTACGATTGGGAAGGCACCCTCGCCTTCCTGCGCGGACGCTGCATCCGCGATGTGGAATTCGTCACCGAGGACAGCTACGCACGCACCGTCCGCATCGGAAAGCATACCGGCTGGGTGCGCGTGAAACATGCGCCGCAGAAACATGCGCTGCTCGTGGAGTTCACCCATTCGCTGACGCCGGTCCTGCCAGCTCTCCTCGGCAGGTTGCGAAATCTTTTCGATCTCGCCGCACGGCCCGATCTCATCGCCGCGCACTTGGGAAAAGACGACCTCCTCAGCAAAAGCGTCGAAGCCCATCCCGGCCTCCGCGTTCCCGGTGCCTTCGATGGCTTCGAAATGGCGATCCGCGCGATCCTCGGACAACAGATCACCGTCAAAGCCGCAACCACCATTGCGTGCCGCTTCGCGGAAGCCTTCGGTGAAGAGATCCACACGCCCATCTCCGGCCTCTCGAAACTCTCGCCACTCGCATCGAAGGTAGCCGCAGCATCCATCGACGACGTCGCCAAGCTCGGCATCGTCAGCGCGCGCTCGGCGAGCATCATTGCCTTGGCGAAAGCCTACCACTCCGGCTCCCTCATCCTCGAAGCCGGATCTAACCCCGAAGCAGCGATCGCAAAACTGGTCGAGCTGCCCGGTATCGGCCAATGGACCGCTCACTACATCGCGATGCGTGCCCTCCGCTGGCCGGATGCCTTCCCGAAGGAAGACATCGCCGTGCGGAACAAGCTCGGAGGCGTAAGCGCCAAGCAGGCCGAAGCAATGTCGCAGCCTTGGCGCCCGTGGCGAAGCTACGCGGTGCTTCACATTTGGAGGAGCCTCTGA